A window of the Cystobacter fuscus genome harbors these coding sequences:
- a CDS encoding baseplate J/gp47 family protein yields the protein MSKATDITRWNRAGLRRLRYVDANAATLLEEIRIRLAERFPQWQAMQVPESKGGAGLRASESEQETERQASLLARYQAPRAPVPDWGWEIARALARASHVLTEHLDAYANEAYLGTATQWENLRRLVEMIDYHPRPSASASTPLVLDAKPGARGRVGQGFAARYSPADGGAPIVFETLDELDIDSRLNALRPSGYGVNPAVLDAGTQVLELEGALSGIHVGEPLVLESEGEATPRLVAHVVENVVLGLASTLVTVTPALETDAFLRGRTRVHVRPRERLAPVGPVVGTAVTVGRVLRLKVEPQGLLPGDLVTLTDGQTWCYRRVTSIDGRRLELDVAVGPLILSRATVARPMLLAVAVWLSSGPIQGSSPPEVEHRVQVVGDWSRLIGQTLADPRAFEGKVAERHVRVVGASAVPVTPSTQAGQGYTTLQLRQRLGSNDASQLANPPSFLVPPVSAAWEVDVTLVADDPDSRLPASLTVTQPKGLAAGDVVVAVTGSQAAWGRVGSVVVDTDARRAVLWPEQGWSGRGGEDFPVASTRVFGQFQQVARLVGWNVNTTPLTGNAVPLEVLPEALRYGRLLVMRQEGGEPPRLTRVRAVQGGSLILADSLPAGSTVDNLVLHANVVVAGHGERRPERVLGSGDATRTNQSFVLRERDLSFVPDATRPSGVRADLDVIVEGRKWLQVVSLRDSGPTDPHYMVRVVLEGDLAVVFGDGRNGRRLPTGTNNVRVSFRVGSGLVGNLAEGSLVKPSRPHPLVEAVGQPLRATGGNDMEGVEALRRSAPATVLSLERAVSTSDFASLAEGHSSVWQALSFLGRSGDSRQQRVEVVVVPADGGGLGSLRQTLKEYLQAHAVPGVEVEVSAYKPQPVRLDVTVEVDTRAYNPDTVVKAVREVLAEALSLRRRELGQPLYLSDVYKVVEAVPGVENSVCVMDGTPGKQRLDAWSRAHVIHLEAGASGLTLNFQEYSL from the coding sequence ATGAGCAAGGCGACGGACATCACCCGGTGGAACCGCGCGGGACTGCGGCGGCTGCGCTACGTGGACGCCAACGCGGCCACGCTGCTCGAGGAGATCCGCATCCGCCTCGCCGAGCGGTTTCCCCAATGGCAGGCGATGCAGGTGCCCGAGTCCAAGGGGGGGGCGGGGCTGCGGGCGTCCGAGTCCGAGCAGGAGACGGAGCGTCAGGCGAGCCTGCTCGCGCGCTATCAGGCACCACGAGCCCCCGTGCCCGACTGGGGTTGGGAGATCGCCCGTGCCCTGGCCCGTGCCTCCCACGTGCTGACCGAGCACCTGGATGCCTACGCCAACGAGGCGTACCTGGGAACGGCCACGCAATGGGAGAACCTGCGGCGCCTGGTGGAGATGATCGACTACCACCCGCGGCCCTCGGCCTCCGCCTCCACGCCGCTGGTGCTCGACGCCAAACCCGGTGCGCGGGGCAGGGTGGGCCAGGGCTTCGCCGCGCGCTACTCGCCCGCGGATGGGGGCGCGCCCATCGTCTTCGAGACCCTGGATGAGCTGGACATCGACTCCCGGCTCAACGCGCTGCGCCCGTCGGGGTATGGCGTCAACCCGGCGGTGCTCGACGCGGGGACGCAGGTGTTGGAGCTGGAGGGCGCGCTCTCCGGCATCCACGTGGGCGAGCCGCTGGTGCTCGAGAGCGAGGGTGAGGCGACGCCCCGGCTCGTGGCCCATGTGGTGGAGAACGTGGTGCTGGGACTGGCCTCCACTCTCGTGACGGTGACCCCCGCGCTGGAGACGGACGCCTTCCTCCGGGGCCGCACGCGGGTGCATGTGCGGCCGCGCGAGCGGCTGGCGCCCGTGGGCCCGGTGGTGGGCACGGCGGTGACGGTGGGCCGGGTGCTCCGGCTCAAGGTGGAGCCCCAGGGGCTGCTGCCCGGGGATCTCGTCACCCTCACCGACGGGCAGACCTGGTGCTACCGGCGGGTGACGTCGATCGACGGGCGGCGGCTCGAGCTGGACGTGGCCGTGGGCCCGCTCATCCTCTCGCGGGCGACAGTGGCCCGGCCGATGCTGCTCGCGGTGGCGGTCTGGCTGAGCTCGGGGCCGATCCAGGGCAGCTCGCCCCCGGAGGTGGAGCACCGTGTCCAGGTCGTCGGGGACTGGAGCCGGCTCATCGGCCAGACGCTCGCGGATCCCCGGGCCTTCGAGGGCAAGGTGGCGGAGCGCCACGTGCGGGTGGTGGGGGCCTCGGCCGTTCCGGTGACCCCGAGCACGCAGGCGGGTCAGGGCTACACGACGCTGCAACTCAGGCAGCGGTTGGGGAGCAACGACGCCTCCCAGTTGGCCAATCCGCCGTCCTTCCTGGTGCCTCCCGTGTCGGCGGCGTGGGAGGTGGACGTGACGCTGGTGGCGGACGATCCGGACTCGCGCCTGCCAGCCTCGCTGACGGTGACGCAGCCCAAGGGACTGGCGGCGGGGGATGTCGTGGTCGCGGTGACGGGCAGTCAGGCCGCGTGGGGACGGGTGGGCTCCGTGGTGGTGGACACGGACGCGCGGCGCGCCGTGCTGTGGCCGGAGCAGGGCTGGTCGGGCCGCGGGGGCGAGGACTTCCCGGTGGCGAGCACGCGCGTGTTCGGCCAGTTCCAGCAGGTGGCCCGCCTGGTGGGGTGGAACGTGAACACGACGCCGCTCACCGGCAACGCCGTCCCGCTCGAGGTCCTGCCCGAGGCGTTGCGCTATGGCCGCCTGCTCGTGATGCGCCAGGAGGGAGGCGAGCCCCCGCGGCTCACTCGGGTGCGCGCGGTGCAGGGAGGCTCGCTCATCCTGGCCGACTCGCTGCCCGCGGGCAGCACCGTGGACAACCTGGTGCTTCACGCCAACGTCGTGGTCGCGGGACACGGCGAGCGGCGACCGGAGCGGGTGCTCGGCAGCGGCGATGCCACCCGGACGAATCAATCCTTCGTGCTGCGCGAGCGCGACCTCTCGTTCGTCCCGGACGCCACGCGCCCCTCGGGCGTGCGCGCGGACCTCGACGTGATCGTGGAGGGCCGCAAGTGGCTCCAGGTGGTGAGCCTGCGTGACTCCGGACCCACGGATCCCCACTACATGGTGCGGGTGGTGCTCGAGGGCGATCTGGCGGTGGTGTTCGGCGATGGGCGCAATGGCCGGCGGTTGCCCACGGGCACCAACAACGTGCGCGTCTCCTTCCGGGTGGGCTCGGGGCTGGTGGGCAACCTGGCCGAGGGCAGCCTGGTGAAGCCGAGTCGGCCGCATCCGCTGGTGGAGGCGGTGGGTCAGCCCCTGCGCGCCACGGGAGGCAACGACATGGAGGGCGTGGAGGCGTTGCGACGCAGCGCCCCGGCGACGGTGTTGTCATTGGAGCGCGCGGTGTCCACGAGCGACTTCGCCAGCCTCGCCGAGGGGCACAGCAGCGTCTGGCAGGCGCTGTCCTTCCTCGGGCGCAGCGGCGACTCCCGCCAGCAGCGCGTGGAGGTGGTGGTGGTCCCCGCGGACGGAGGTGGGCTCGGCTCGTTGCGGCAGACGCTCAAGGAGTACCTGCAGGCGCACGCCGTGCCGGGCGTGGAGGTGGAGGTGTCCGCCTACAAGCCCCAGCCCGTGCGGCTCGATGTGACGGTGGAGGTGGATACCCGGGCGTACAACCCGGACACGGTGGTGAAGGCGGTGCGCGAGGTGCTCGCGGAGGCGCTGTCGCTGCGCCGGCGGGAGCTGGGCCAGCCGCTCTACCTCAGTGATGTCTACAAGGTCGTCGAGGCGGTCCCGGGCGTGGAGAACTCGGTCTGCGTCATGGACGGGACGCCGGGCAAGCAGCGCCTGGATGCGTGGTCCCGGGCGCACGTCATCCACCTCGAGGCCGGAGCGTCGGGCCTCACCCTGAACTTCCAGGAGTACTCGCTGTGA
- the dnaG gene encoding DNA primase, with product MSVKADVEEILGRIDIGALLSRYLELRREDEGYRGKCPFHVDEAASFHVLPRARVFRCTSCLVEGNALVFLQRYLGLSFDDAVRQLAGEAGVSLQAYDPFARERKQCQEACDLAAEHYRACLADPGQGKRARAYLEERGVQPERIQAFGLGWAPSDGDSLTRVLERVGLREAGVKVGLLSRTGQAHADAYRGRIMLPIHSREGRTSAFMGRLVEGEGVKYLMPEVTTLTYDEGKALYGLELARAKIGRSGCAVLVEGSFDCIWMHQAGFGNTVALYPNTLTPMRMKLLEEAGARELIFLLDGDVAGRRAVEWNSAAVFTQGIATRVALLPEGQDPDTHAMREGTEGVRRLLDSARPLMEHVLESLQGAVRAASLEDPKVHKRVYWIVRNVPRGPARTTFLERLSASIGLTSDELESRLFTRARG from the coding sequence ATGTCCGTCAAGGCAGACGTCGAGGAGATCCTGGGACGCATCGACATCGGGGCCCTGCTCTCGCGCTACCTCGAACTGCGGCGCGAGGACGAGGGGTACCGGGGGAAGTGTCCCTTCCATGTGGATGAGGCCGCGAGCTTCCATGTCCTGCCACGAGCGCGCGTCTTCCGTTGTACGTCCTGCCTCGTGGAGGGCAATGCCCTCGTGTTCCTCCAGCGCTACCTGGGTCTGTCTTTCGATGACGCTGTGCGCCAGCTCGCGGGCGAGGCGGGTGTCTCGCTTCAGGCGTACGATCCGTTCGCCCGGGAGCGGAAGCAATGCCAGGAGGCGTGCGATCTGGCCGCCGAGCACTATCGTGCGTGCCTCGCGGACCCCGGCCAGGGAAAGCGGGCGCGGGCCTATCTGGAGGAGCGGGGAGTCCAACCCGAGCGGATCCAGGCCTTCGGACTCGGCTGGGCGCCGTCGGATGGAGACTCGCTGACCCGGGTGCTCGAGCGGGTGGGCTTGCGGGAAGCGGGCGTCAAGGTGGGTTTGCTGTCCCGCACGGGTCAAGCGCATGCCGATGCCTATCGGGGCCGGATCATGTTGCCGATCCATTCCCGGGAGGGGCGTACCTCCGCGTTCATGGGCCGGCTCGTCGAGGGGGAAGGGGTCAAGTACCTCATGCCCGAGGTCACCACGCTCACGTACGACGAGGGCAAGGCGCTCTATGGTCTGGAGCTGGCGAGGGCGAAGATTGGCCGGAGCGGGTGCGCGGTGCTGGTCGAGGGAAGCTTCGACTGCATCTGGATGCATCAGGCCGGGTTCGGCAACACCGTGGCGCTGTACCCCAACACGCTCACTCCCATGCGCATGAAGCTGCTCGAGGAGGCGGGAGCGCGGGAGTTGATCTTCTTGTTGGACGGAGATGTCGCGGGACGAAGGGCCGTCGAGTGGAACAGCGCCGCGGTGTTCACCCAGGGCATCGCGACACGGGTGGCCCTGCTGCCCGAGGGTCAGGATCCCGACACCCATGCCATGCGGGAAGGCACCGAGGGAGTGCGGCGATTGCTCGACTCGGCCCGGCCGCTCATGGAGCACGTGCTCGAGTCGCTCCAGGGGGCGGTCCGTGCGGCTTCCCTGGAGGATCCGAAAGTGCACAAGCGCGTGTACTGGATTGTCCGGAACGTTCCTCGAGGACCCGCCCGGACGACCTTCCTCGAGCGGCTGTCCGCCAGTATCGGCCTGACGTCCGACGAGCTGGAGAGCCGGTTGTTCACGAGGGCACGGGGATGA
- a CDS encoding DUF6519 domain-containing protein, which translates to MKTQISRNSHNPSKRYSGVYQQQGRMLTDADWNELVAIVNDRISNALFDVVGSGGPVGRRLEIGNTLQITPGSVYADGLTATLPGSAPFTYGTQPDLPAAPGTPTAGEMLYADVWERPVLFLEDPALRDPGLHGADTCTRTQAMLQIKRCPSGGNPLDSQQNPGRGNALLTLSQRAAGVEAEPLSSTGHYLFRLEVHDVKGSATNPTELTLKWSSENAAEVYANDTNVPQDFQGSDWLYEFYNDVSERHLGVHLVAGAGFPVRGSLAPGYPVSPPAKETFPYVRRWDGWCVLSRSGAGVWSFVEGGQDRGAPLSTLTGPGVQGHVEISSEGRLRIALQELELELQLNSGTNTSRLFVAGDYWQAPVRDDAPGTKLLEGVPPTGILHRYVKLGVVQTNAFVPERTLGFPSLTRLMSSVLNDAGASYVGAESHADVTGATTVQSQLAALLQLLNKANDATRGSQLIGSAAISSGSPRTLNAGTVRAQLTQLLGHLNTHFTAGDHDGRYYTETEADARFAPVSHLHNNYSPIGHAHDERYMREVMIVDQVVPANNTFRFGTPFTDRPPFVTFVVESTAAMDPEKRFLVQGSYSIRDQFRIDVEIVRRSYNDSSNPYGYDVEIYNRYASPLRVIVTVYRVN; encoded by the coding sequence ATGAAGACGCAGATCTCCCGAAACTCGCACAACCCCTCCAAGCGCTACTCGGGCGTCTACCAGCAGCAGGGGCGGATGCTCACCGACGCGGACTGGAATGAGCTGGTCGCCATCGTCAATGATCGGATCTCCAACGCGCTGTTCGACGTGGTGGGCAGCGGTGGGCCGGTGGGTCGGCGGTTGGAGATTGGCAACACCCTGCAGATCACCCCCGGGAGCGTGTACGCGGACGGGCTGACCGCCACGCTTCCCGGCTCGGCGCCCTTCACCTATGGCACCCAGCCGGATCTGCCGGCGGCGCCAGGCACGCCCACCGCCGGGGAGATGCTCTACGCGGACGTGTGGGAGCGCCCGGTGTTGTTCCTGGAGGATCCCGCGCTGCGGGATCCGGGACTGCACGGCGCGGACACGTGCACGCGCACGCAGGCGATGCTGCAGATCAAGCGCTGCCCCTCGGGCGGCAACCCGTTGGATTCGCAGCAGAACCCGGGGCGGGGCAATGCGCTGCTCACGCTGTCCCAGCGCGCGGCGGGCGTGGAAGCCGAGCCCCTGTCCTCCACGGGCCACTACCTCTTCCGGCTCGAGGTCCACGACGTGAAGGGGAGCGCCACGAACCCCACGGAGCTCACCCTGAAGTGGTCGAGCGAGAACGCGGCCGAGGTGTACGCGAACGACACCAACGTGCCCCAGGACTTCCAGGGCAGTGACTGGCTCTACGAGTTCTACAACGACGTGAGCGAGCGCCACCTGGGCGTCCACCTGGTGGCGGGGGCGGGCTTCCCGGTGCGGGGCTCGCTCGCACCCGGCTACCCGGTGTCTCCTCCGGCCAAGGAGACCTTCCCCTATGTCCGCCGATGGGATGGTTGGTGCGTGCTGTCCCGGAGTGGAGCCGGGGTCTGGTCCTTCGTCGAGGGAGGGCAGGATCGGGGCGCGCCGCTGTCCACGCTCACGGGGCCGGGCGTGCAGGGCCACGTGGAGATCTCCTCGGAGGGCCGGCTGCGCATCGCCCTGCAGGAGCTGGAGTTGGAGCTCCAGTTGAACAGCGGGACGAACACGAGCCGGCTCTTCGTGGCGGGTGATTACTGGCAGGCGCCCGTACGGGACGACGCCCCGGGAACGAAGCTGTTGGAGGGAGTCCCGCCCACCGGCATCCTCCACCGCTACGTGAAGCTCGGCGTGGTCCAGACCAATGCATTCGTGCCCGAGCGCACCCTGGGCTTTCCCTCGCTCACCCGGCTGATGTCCTCGGTCCTGAACGACGCGGGCGCCTCGTACGTGGGTGCCGAGTCCCACGCCGACGTGACGGGCGCGACGACGGTGCAGTCGCAGCTCGCCGCGCTCCTGCAGTTGCTCAACAAGGCCAATGACGCCACCCGGGGCTCCCAGCTCATCGGCAGCGCGGCCATCTCCTCGGGCTCGCCCCGGACCCTGAACGCGGGCACCGTGCGGGCGCAGCTCACCCAACTGCTCGGGCACCTGAACACCCACTTCACCGCCGGAGACCACGACGGCCGGTACTACACCGAGACGGAGGCGGACGCGCGCTTCGCTCCGGTTTCGCACCTGCACAACAACTACTCTCCCATCGGCCACGCCCACGACGAGCGCTACATGCGCGAGGTCATGATCGTGGACCAGGTGGTGCCCGCCAACAACACTTTCAGGTTCGGTACGCCCTTCACGGACAGGCCTCCCTTCGTGACCTTCGTGGTCGAGTCCACCGCGGCGATGGACCCCGAAAAGCGCTTCCTGGTCCAAGGCTCCTACTCGATAAGAGACCAGTTCAGGATCGACGTGGAGATCGTGCGGCGCAGCTACAATGATTCCTCGAACCCATACGGCTACGATGTGGAGATCTACAATCGATATGCCTCTCCACTCCGGGTCATCGTCACGGTCTATCGCGTGAATTGA
- a CDS encoding phage tail protein — MSTGNTGGTGIGAQLYGLLPEVYRSRDNGDLRNYLEACGEVMDLIRGALTQRLADSLPDHPDSQGWVLPYLAQLLDVKLASPSDAEWRQELAQTVALRQRKGTVGAVEQILLTLGRFAWETEDPAREPALPVYLQEGWRRVAVTPRIGQPLASPEAVGALPVPDTGNPRRRAVRAPALPVATVDFRYISRKVSLPPYADKTPRPPLQMNPHGVPLAPGRFQDTSRRTPDLRAPSPRQGHFHPKRVLAFVLPRVGFFAPGWQQGDSSNAPEDPWRSRPRRRPGSLPSRRFETDGEHLIENRVIVEPQGLEVVAGRLVLRNCVVVGDVTLDAGDQEHVLEDCIIQGTLTLSSGHVGIQRSALARLSVQVTRVDAPVARVQDGLLMRVQSAGLIELLSATVMETLQTRRCWASDSLFAGTVALTEDPTEPVNCFRYCRLPPASLQALIDGDEASECFDDPPVFRSTVFGTPGAGVLLPASGPRLLDGAEDGGELGAHHHLRYALRDQAVVAKVRESLPTGLDIVLVSDESLGQPLPAVSLPSP; from the coding sequence GTGAGCACGGGAAACACGGGCGGCACGGGGATCGGCGCACAGCTCTACGGGCTGCTTCCGGAGGTGTACCGCAGCCGGGACAATGGCGACCTGCGCAACTACCTGGAGGCGTGCGGCGAGGTGATGGATCTCATCCGGGGCGCGCTCACACAGCGCCTGGCGGACTCGCTCCCGGATCACCCGGACAGCCAGGGGTGGGTGCTGCCGTATCTCGCCCAGTTGCTCGACGTGAAGCTCGCCTCCCCCAGCGACGCGGAGTGGCGGCAGGAGCTGGCGCAGACCGTGGCGCTGCGCCAGCGCAAGGGGACGGTGGGCGCGGTGGAGCAGATCCTGCTCACGCTCGGGCGCTTTGCCTGGGAGACCGAGGATCCGGCGCGGGAACCCGCGCTGCCCGTGTACCTCCAGGAGGGTTGGCGGCGCGTCGCGGTGACGCCGCGCATCGGTCAACCGCTCGCGTCGCCGGAAGCCGTCGGGGCCCTGCCCGTGCCGGATACGGGCAATCCCCGCCGGCGGGCGGTGCGCGCACCCGCGCTGCCGGTGGCGACGGTGGACTTCCGGTACATCTCCCGGAAGGTCTCGTTGCCTCCGTATGCGGACAAGACTCCCCGGCCCCCCCTGCAGATGAACCCGCATGGCGTCCCCCTGGCTCCGGGCCGCTTCCAGGACACGTCCCGCCGGACGCCGGATCTGCGCGCTCCTTCTCCCCGCCAGGGACACTTCCACCCCAAGCGCGTCCTGGCCTTCGTGCTGCCCCGTGTCGGGTTCTTCGCGCCGGGCTGGCAGCAGGGTGACAGCTCCAATGCGCCGGAGGATCCCTGGCGCTCCCGGCCCCGCCGCCGTCCCGGCTCGCTCCCCAGCCGCCGCTTCGAGACGGACGGCGAGCACCTCATCGAGAACCGGGTCATCGTCGAGCCGCAGGGCCTGGAGGTGGTCGCTGGCCGGCTCGTCCTGCGCAACTGTGTGGTGGTGGGGGACGTGACGCTCGACGCGGGCGACCAGGAGCATGTGCTCGAGGACTGCATCATCCAGGGCACCCTCACCCTGTCGTCGGGGCACGTGGGAATCCAGCGCTCGGCCCTCGCGCGGCTCTCGGTCCAGGTGACCCGGGTGGACGCGCCTGTTGCTCGCGTGCAGGACGGCCTGCTCATGCGGGTGCAGAGCGCCGGGTTGATCGAACTGCTGAGCGCCACCGTGATGGAGACGCTCCAGACGCGGCGATGCTGGGCGAGTGACTCGCTCTTCGCCGGGACGGTGGCGCTCACGGAGGACCCCACCGAGCCCGTGAACTGCTTCCGCTATTGCCGCCTGCCCCCGGCCTCGCTCCAGGCGCTCATCGACGGAGACGAAGCCTCCGAATGCTTCGACGATCCTCCGGTGTTCCGCTCCACGGTCTTCGGAACGCCCGGCGCGGGGGTGCTCCTTCCGGCCAGTGGCCCCCGGCTGCTCGATGGCGCGGAGGACGGCGGCGAGCTGGGCGCCCACCATCACCTGCGCTACGCCCTGCGTGATCAGGCGGTGGTCGCCAAGGTGCGCGAGTCCCTTCCCACGGGCCTGGACATCGTCCTCGTCTCGGATGAGTCATTGGGCCAGCCCCTGCCCGCCGTTTCCCTTCCCTCACCCTGA